In Kwoniella pini CBS 10737 chromosome 2, complete sequence, a single genomic region encodes these proteins:
- a CDS encoding eukaryotic translation initiation factor 5A, with product MAEEEHHETFEATGAGASLTFPMQCSALRKNGHVVIKGRPCKIIDMSTSKTGKHGHAKVHLVATDIFTGKKLEDISPSTHNMDVPNVRRQEYQLLDIQDEFLNLMDGDGNSKDDVKVPDSELGQQISADFEAGKDLMVTIIAAMGEEQAISFKEAPQN from the exons ATGGCTGAGGAAGAACACCACGAAACCTTCGAGGCTACCGGTGCCGGTGCTTCCCTTACCTTCCC TATGCAATGTTCCGCTCTCAGAAAGAACGGTCACGTTGTCATCAAGGGAAGACCTTGTAAAATCATTGATATGTCTACCTCTAAAACTGGTAAACACGGTCACGCCAAAGTCCACCTTGTCGCTACCGAT ATCTTCACCGGTAAGAAACTCGAAGATATCTCTCCTTCAACCCACAACATGGATGTCCCCAACGTTAGAAGACAAGAATACCAACTTCTTGATATCCAAGAT GAATTCCTCAACTTGATGGACGGTGATGGAAACTCCAAGGATGATGTCAAAGTCCCAGACTCTGAGCTCGGTCAACAAATCTCTGCCGACTTCGAAGCCGGTAAAGATCTTATGGTCACCATCATCGCCGCTATGGGTGAAGAACAAGCTATCTCTTTCAAAGAAGCTCCTCAAAACTAA